From one Citrobacter sp. Marseille-Q6884 genomic stretch:
- the napD gene encoding chaperone NapD, producing the protein MDTNWQVCSLVVQAKSQHINDIAKQLRSFPGCEVALSDVESGQLIVVVEAEQSEMLMKTIESVRNVAGVLAVSLVYHQQDEQGEETP; encoded by the coding sequence ATGGACACTAACTGGCAGGTCTGTAGCCTGGTCGTTCAGGCCAAAAGTCAGCACATCAATGATATCGCCAAACAGTTACGTTCGTTTCCAGGTTGCGAAGTTGCGCTTAGCGATGTGGAAAGCGGCCAACTGATCGTCGTGGTAGAAGCTGAACAAAGTGAAATGCTAATGAAAACAATTGAGTCAGTACGCAACGTTGCGGGCGTACTGGCGGTGTCGCTGGTTTATCACCAGCAGGATGAGCAAGGTGAGGAAACACCATGA
- the napF gene encoding ferredoxin-type protein NapF, which yields MVDLSRRGMLTGSWRNASNGIRPPWSREASHFFTHCLRCDACIQACETDILQRGQGGYPSVNFKHGECSFCYACAQACSESLFLPRHTRAWDLNFTIGESCLAHQSVECHRCQDSCEPMAITFRPTLSGIYQPQLDNQACNGCGACVAICPVSAINAEYNHGH from the coding sequence ATGGTTGATTTATCCCGTCGAGGCATGTTGACAGGCAGTTGGCGTAACGCCAGCAATGGGATCCGTCCGCCATGGAGCAGGGAAGCATCTCACTTTTTTACCCATTGCCTCCGTTGTGACGCCTGCATCCAGGCGTGTGAAACCGACATCCTGCAGCGAGGTCAGGGGGGCTATCCGAGCGTAAATTTCAAACACGGCGAATGCAGCTTTTGTTACGCCTGCGCACAAGCCTGTTCCGAATCACTCTTTCTTCCGCGCCACACCAGGGCATGGGATCTGAATTTTACGATCGGTGAAAGCTGTCTCGCGCATCAGTCTGTTGAATGTCATCGCTGTCAGGATAGTTGTGAACCCATGGCCATTACTTTTCGCCCCACACTGTCCGGTATTTATCAGCCACAGCTCGACAATCAGGCATGTAACGGATGCGGCGCATGTGTCGCTATTTGTCCGGTATCAGCCATCAATGCGGAGTACAACCATGGACACTAA
- the mqo gene encoding malate dehydrogenase (quinone): MKKVTAMLFTMALGLNVVSMAAKAKATEEQETDVLLIGGGIMSATLGTYLQELEPQWSMTMVERLDGVAQESSNGWNNAGTGHSALMELNYTPKKADGTVSIEKAVEINEAFQISRQFWAYQVNNGVMHDPRSFITTVPHMSFVWGDENVNFLRARYAALQQSSLFRGMRYSEDHAQIKEWAPLVMEGRDPKQKVAATRTEIGTDVNYGEITRQLIASLQKKPNFALQLSTEVRGFKRNADNSWTVTVADLKNNEAEHDIKAKFVFIGAGGAALKLLQETDIPEAKGYAGFPVGGQFLVAENPDVVNRHLAKVYGQASVGAPPMSVPHIDTRILDGKRVVLFGPFATFSTKFLKNGSLWDLLSSTTTSNFMPMVNVGLDNFDLVKYLVSQVMLSDDDRFAALQEYYPQAKKEDWRLWQAGQRVQIIKSDAEKGGVLRLGTEVVSDKEGTIAALLGASPGASTAAPIMLHLMEKVFKDKVASPEWQAKLKTIIPSYGTKLNGNVQATEQELQYTSEVLGLKYDKPQVADVAPLPQLKPQAQPQPEQKAVADIAL, encoded by the coding sequence ATGAAAAAAGTGACTGCCATGCTCTTCACCATGGCATTAGGGCTGAATGTTGTCTCTATGGCGGCAAAAGCGAAAGCGACTGAAGAGCAGGAAACGGATGTACTGTTGATTGGCGGGGGCATCATGAGTGCCACGCTGGGAACCTATCTTCAGGAGCTGGAACCGCAGTGGTCTATGACCATGGTTGAGCGGTTGGATGGCGTTGCCCAGGAGAGTTCGAACGGCTGGAACAATGCCGGTACAGGGCACTCAGCCCTTATGGAACTGAACTACACGCCTAAAAAAGCAGATGGCACCGTTAGCATCGAAAAGGCCGTCGAAATTAACGAAGCGTTCCAGATTTCTCGCCAGTTTTGGGCGTATCAGGTCAACAATGGCGTGATGCATGACCCGCGTTCATTTATCACTACCGTTCCTCATATGAGCTTTGTCTGGGGTGATGAGAACGTGAATTTCCTGCGTGCCCGCTATGCGGCATTGCAGCAGAGCTCGTTGTTCCGTGGCATGCGGTACTCTGAAGATCACGCACAGATCAAAGAGTGGGCACCGCTGGTAATGGAAGGGCGCGATCCGAAACAAAAAGTCGCAGCCACACGTACTGAGATTGGTACTGATGTGAACTACGGCGAAATTACGCGCCAACTAATTGCATCGTTGCAGAAAAAGCCCAATTTTGCGCTGCAGCTGAGCACTGAAGTGCGTGGTTTTAAGCGTAACGCGGATAACAGCTGGACCGTTACGGTTGCCGATCTGAAAAACAATGAAGCGGAACACGATATCAAGGCGAAGTTCGTCTTTATCGGCGCCGGCGGTGCTGCGCTGAAACTGTTGCAGGAGACCGATATCCCGGAAGCGAAAGGCTACGCCGGATTCCCGGTTGGCGGACAGTTCCTGGTTGCGGAAAACCCGGATGTGGTGAATCGCCACCTGGCCAAAGTGTACGGTCAGGCGTCAGTAGGCGCACCGCCGATGTCCGTACCGCACATCGATACCCGTATTCTGGATGGCAAACGCGTGGTGCTGTTTGGGCCATTCGCGACGTTCTCCACCAAGTTCCTGAAAAACGGTTCACTGTGGGATCTGCTCAGCTCGACCACGACTTCCAACTTCATGCCGATGGTGAACGTTGGGCTGGATAATTTCGATCTGGTGAAATATCTGGTTAGTCAGGTGATGCTCAGCGACGACGACCGTTTTGCCGCGCTGCAGGAATACTACCCGCAGGCGAAAAAAGAAGACTGGCGTTTGTGGCAAGCGGGTCAACGCGTACAGATCATCAAAAGTGATGCGGAGAAGGGCGGCGTTCTGCGTCTGGGCACCGAAGTGGTGAGCGATAAAGAGGGTACGATTGCTGCATTGTTGGGCGCATCGCCGGGTGCATCCACCGCGGCACCGATCATGCTGCATCTGATGGAAAAAGTGTTTAAAGATAAAGTGGCCAGCCCGGAATGGCAGGCGAAGCTGAAAACGATTATTCCGTCTTATGGCACAAAACTTAACGGTAATGTCCAGGCTACGGAACAAGAGCTGCAATATACCAGCGAGGTTCTGGGTCTGAAATACGACAAGCCGCAGGTTGCCGATGTCGCGCCTTTACCGCAGTTGAAACCGCAGGCACAACCACAGCCTGAACAGAAAGCGGTCGCCGATATCGCGCTGTAA
- the eco gene encoding serine protease inhibitor ecotin — protein MKTIVPAVLLATFASTTTWAATHDANTQPLEKVAPYPKAEKGMKRQVIQLAPEKDESTLKVELLIGQTLEVDCNRHRLGGELDSKTLEGWGYDYYVFDKVTSPVSTMMACPDGKKEKKFITAYLGEDGMLRYNSKLPIVVYTPENVEVKYRIWKADENVQNAVVR, from the coding sequence ATGAAGACAATTGTCCCTGCCGTCCTGTTAGCCACCTTCGCCAGCACCACAACATGGGCTGCAACCCATGATGCCAACACTCAGCCGCTGGAAAAAGTCGCGCCTTATCCGAAAGCAGAAAAAGGAATGAAGCGCCAGGTTATCCAGCTGGCTCCTGAGAAAGATGAATCTACTCTCAAAGTAGAACTGTTGATTGGACAAACGCTGGAAGTGGACTGCAACAGACATCGCCTTGGCGGGGAACTGGACAGCAAAACGCTGGAAGGTTGGGGTTATGACTACTACGTATTCGACAAAGTTACCTCTCCGGTTTCAACCATGATGGCCTGCCCGGACGGCAAGAAAGAGAAGAAATTCATCACCGCGTATCTGGGTGAAGACGGTATGCTGCGCTACAACAGCAAGCTGCCGATCGTGGTATACACCCCGGAAAACGTGGAAGTGAAATACCGTATCTGGAAAGCAGACGAGAACGTCCAGAACGCCGTAGTCCGTTAA
- the napH gene encoding quinol dehydrogenase ferredoxin subunit NapH has product MANRKRDTGREARAKKGWWRSHRWLVLRRLSQFLVLAMFLSGPWFGVWILHGNYSSSLLLDTVPLTDPLITLQSLASGHLPATVALTGAIIITVLYALAGKRVFCSWVCPMNPVTDLASGLRRRFDLNQSATLPRHIRYVLLIVILVGSALTGTLLWEWINPVSLLGRSLVMGFGSGALLIIALFLFDLLVVEHGWCGHLCPLGALYSVVGSKGALTVSAKGRERCNRCMDCFHVCPEPHVLRAPVLDEQSPVQVTSRDCTACGRCVDVCSEDVFTITTRWSSGAKS; this is encoded by the coding sequence ATGGCAAATCGTAAACGTGATACCGGGCGCGAAGCACGGGCGAAAAAAGGCTGGTGGCGGAGTCACCGTTGGTTGGTGTTACGTCGTCTGAGCCAGTTTCTGGTGTTGGCGATGTTTCTCAGCGGTCCCTGGTTTGGCGTGTGGATCCTGCACGGCAACTACAGCAGTAGTCTGTTGCTGGATACCGTTCCCTTAACCGATCCGTTGATTACGCTGCAAAGTCTGGCCAGTGGGCATCTGCCCGCAACGGTCGCGTTAACCGGGGCGATCATCATTACGGTGTTGTATGCCCTTGCCGGCAAACGCGTATTTTGCAGTTGGGTCTGCCCAATGAATCCGGTGACTGATTTAGCCAGCGGGTTGCGCAGACGGTTTGACCTGAATCAGTCCGCAACCCTTCCCCGGCATATACGGTACGTCCTGCTGATCGTCATCCTGGTCGGTTCTGCTCTGACAGGCACGTTGTTGTGGGAGTGGATAAACCCGGTGTCTCTGCTGGGACGTAGCCTGGTCATGGGGTTCGGTAGTGGGGCGCTGCTGATTATTGCCCTGTTTTTGTTTGATTTACTGGTCGTTGAGCATGGCTGGTGCGGGCACCTTTGCCCATTGGGCGCGCTGTATAGCGTCGTGGGAAGTAAAGGGGCATTAACCGTTTCGGCGAAAGGCCGCGAGAGATGTAACCGCTGTATGGATTGTTTTCATGTTTGCCCGGAACCGCATGTGCTACGTGCGCCGGTGCTGGATGAGCAAAGCCCGGTGCAGGTAACCAGTCGCGATTGCACGGCCTGCGGTCGCTGTGTGGATGTCTGTTCTGAGGATGTTTTTACAATAACAACACGATGGAGTTCGGGAGCGAAATCATGA
- the napA gene encoding nitrate reductase catalytic subunit NapA — translation MKLSRRSFMKANAVAAAAAAAGLSVPGVARAVVGQQEAIKWDKAPCRFCGTGCGVLVGTQQGRVVACQGDPDAPVNRGLNCIKGYFLPKIMYGKDRLTQPMLRMKDGKYHKEGEFTPITWDQAFDVMEEKFKTSLKEKGPEAIGMFGSGQWTIWEGYAAAKLFKAGFRSNNIDPNARHCMASAVVGFMRTFGMDEPMGCYDDIEQADAFVLWGSNMAEMHPILWSRITNRRLSDPNVNVAVLSTFQHRSFELADNGIVFTPQSDLVILNYIANYIIQNNAVNQEFFSKHVNLRKGATDIGYGLRPTHPLEKAAKNPGSDASEPISFEEYKAFVAEYTLDKTAEMTGVPKDQLEQLAQLYADPKKKVISYWTMGFNQHTRGVWANNLVYNLHLLTGKISQPGCGPFSLTGQPSACGTAREVGTFSHRLPADMVVTNEKHRDICEKHWNIPAGTIPAKVGLHAVAQDRALKDGKLNVYWVMCNNNMQAGPNINEERMPGWRDPRNFIIVSDPYPTVSALAADLILPTAMWVEKEGAYGNAERRTQFWRQQIKAPGEAKSDLWQMVQFARRFKTEEVWPEALLAQKPELRGKTLYDVLFATPAVTKFPVSELAEDQLNDESRELGFYLQKGLFEEYAWFGRGHGHDLAPFDDYHKARGLRWPVVEGKETQWRYSEGHDPYVKAGESYKFYGKPDGKAVIFALPFEPAAEAPDKEYDLWLSTGRVLEHWHTGSMTRRVPELHRAFPEAVLFIHPLDAKARDLRRGDKVKVVSRRGEVISIVETRGRNRPPQGLVYMPFFDAAQLVNNLTLDATDPLSKETDFKKCAVKLAKV, via the coding sequence ATGAAACTCAGTCGTCGTAGCTTTATGAAAGCTAACGCCGTTGCGGCCGCTGCGGCGGCTGCCGGGTTAAGCGTGCCGGGCGTTGCCCGCGCGGTCGTCGGTCAGCAAGAAGCGATCAAATGGGACAAAGCCCCGTGCAGATTTTGCGGCACGGGCTGTGGCGTATTGGTCGGGACGCAGCAAGGGCGTGTTGTGGCATGTCAGGGCGATCCAGATGCGCCGGTTAACCGTGGTCTTAACTGCATCAAAGGTTACTTCCTGCCGAAGATCATGTACGGAAAAGACCGTTTAACGCAGCCGATGCTGCGCATGAAAGACGGCAAATATCATAAAGAAGGTGAGTTCACGCCAATCACCTGGGATCAAGCCTTCGATGTGATGGAAGAGAAATTCAAAACGTCGCTGAAAGAAAAAGGACCAGAAGCGATTGGCATGTTTGGTTCCGGTCAGTGGACTATCTGGGAAGGCTACGCGGCAGCGAAGCTGTTCAAAGCGGGTTTCCGCTCAAACAACATTGACCCGAACGCACGTCACTGCATGGCATCGGCGGTAGTGGGCTTCATGCGTACCTTTGGTATGGATGAGCCGATGGGCTGCTATGACGATATCGAGCAAGCGGATGCGTTCGTTCTTTGGGGCTCGAACATGGCGGAGATGCACCCGATCCTGTGGTCGCGCATCACTAACCGTCGTCTGTCCGATCCGAATGTTAACGTCGCTGTGCTCTCGACCTTCCAGCATCGTAGTTTTGAACTGGCCGATAACGGTATCGTCTTTACGCCGCAGAGCGACCTGGTGATCCTCAACTATATCGCCAATTACATCATTCAAAACAATGCGGTAAACCAGGAGTTCTTCAGCAAACACGTCAACTTGCGCAAAGGGGCGACGGATATCGGCTACGGCTTACGCCCAACGCACCCGCTTGAGAAAGCCGCGAAAAATCCGGGTTCCGATGCATCCGAACCGATCAGTTTCGAAGAGTACAAGGCGTTTGTTGCCGAATATACGCTGGATAAAACTGCAGAGATGACCGGTGTTCCGAAAGATCAGTTGGAACAACTGGCGCAGCTGTATGCTGATCCGAAGAAGAAAGTCATCTCCTACTGGACGATGGGCTTTAACCAGCATACCCGTGGTGTATGGGCCAACAACCTGGTCTACAACCTGCATCTGTTGACCGGCAAAATTTCCCAGCCGGGTTGCGGCCCGTTCTCACTGACCGGCCAGCCTTCCGCCTGCGGTACCGCACGTGAAGTCGGGACGTTCTCACACCGTCTGCCTGCGGACATGGTGGTGACAAACGAAAAACACCGCGATATCTGTGAAAAGCACTGGAATATTCCTGCGGGGACGATTCCGGCGAAAGTGGGTCTGCACGCGGTAGCACAAGACCGCGCCCTGAAAGACGGCAAGCTCAATGTCTACTGGGTGATGTGTAACAACAACATGCAGGCCGGACCGAACATCAACGAAGAGCGTATGCCGGGCTGGCGCGATCCGCGTAACTTTATCATCGTTTCCGATCCTTACCCGACGGTCAGCGCGCTGGCAGCCGATCTGATCCTACCGACGGCGATGTGGGTCGAGAAAGAAGGGGCTTACGGCAACGCCGAGCGCCGTACTCAGTTCTGGCGTCAGCAGATTAAAGCGCCGGGTGAAGCGAAATCGGATCTCTGGCAGATGGTGCAGTTTGCCCGTCGTTTCAAAACCGAAGAGGTCTGGCCTGAAGCGCTGCTGGCACAGAAGCCGGAGTTACGCGGTAAAACACTGTATGACGTCCTGTTCGCCACACCGGCGGTGACGAAATTCCCGGTGAGCGAACTGGCAGAAGATCAACTGAACGATGAGTCCCGCGAACTGGGCTTCTACCTGCAAAAAGGGTTGTTCGAAGAGTACGCCTGGTTTGGTCGCGGTCATGGGCACGATCTTGCCCCCTTCGACGATTACCATAAGGCGCGCGGTTTACGCTGGCCGGTGGTTGAAGGTAAAGAGACCCAATGGCGCTACAGCGAAGGTCATGACCCGTACGTGAAGGCCGGCGAAAGCTACAAGTTCTACGGTAAACCAGACGGCAAAGCGGTGATTTTCGCGCTGCCATTTGAGCCGGCAGCGGAAGCACCGGATAAAGAGTATGACCTGTGGCTCTCTACCGGGCGTGTGCTGGAACACTGGCATACCGGCAGTATGACGCGCCGCGTGCCAGAACTGCACCGTGCCTTCCCGGAAGCCGTGCTGTTTATTCATCCTCTGGATGCGAAAGCGCGCGATCTGCGTCGTGGCGATAAGGTCAAAGTGGTTTCCCGTCGTGGTGAGGTGATTTCGATTGTGGAAACACGCGGTCGTAACCGCCCACCGCAGGGTCTGGTGTACATGCCGTTCTTCGATGCCGCTCAGCTGGTGAACAACCTGACGCTGGATGCGACAGATCCGCTTTCTAAAGAAACGGATTTCAAGAAGTGCGCTGTGAAACTGGCGAAGGTGTAA
- the napG gene encoding ferredoxin-type protein NapG: MSRSAKLQNGRRRFLRDMVRAAGGLAAVGVALGLQQQTARATGVRLRPPGAVNESAFASACVRCGQCVQACPYDTLKLATLASGLAAGTPYFIARDIPCEMCEDIPCAKVCPSGALDRDIESIDDSRMGLAVLLDHENCLNYQGLRCDVCYRECPKIDEAITLELDRNMRTGKHARFLPTVHSDACTGCGKCEKVCVLEQPAIKVLPLSLAKGELGHHYRFGWLEGNNGKS; this comes from the coding sequence ATGTCCCGGTCAGCTAAACTCCAAAATGGCCGCCGCCGCTTTCTGCGCGATATGGTTCGCGCAGCGGGCGGGCTGGCCGCCGTTGGCGTGGCGCTGGGGTTGCAACAACAAACGGCACGCGCAACCGGTGTACGGCTGCGCCCGCCCGGGGCCGTGAATGAGAGTGCTTTCGCCAGCGCCTGCGTACGCTGCGGGCAGTGCGTGCAGGCATGTCCTTATGACACGCTGAAGCTGGCGACGCTGGCCTCCGGGCTGGCGGCGGGGACGCCGTATTTTATCGCTCGCGACATTCCCTGCGAAATGTGTGAAGACATTCCGTGCGCCAAAGTGTGCCCAAGCGGGGCGTTGGATCGGGATATCGAATCCATTGATGATTCACGCATGGGGCTGGCGGTGCTGCTGGATCACGAGAACTGCCTCAATTACCAGGGACTGCGCTGCGACGTCTGCTATCGCGAGTGCCCGAAAATCGATGAAGCCATCACCCTGGAACTGGATCGCAACATGCGTACCGGCAAACATGCGCGGTTTCTGCCTACCGTGCATAGCGATGCCTGTACCGGATGTGGCAAATGCGAAAAGGTGTGTGTGCTGGAGCAACCGGCCATAAAAGTGCTGCCGTTGTCACTGGCAAAAGGGGAGTTGGGACACCATTACCGCTTCGGCTGGCTGGAGGGGAACAATGGCAAATCGTAA
- a CDS encoding multidrug ABC transporter permease/ATP-binding protein produces MELLLLVWRQYRWPFISVMALSLASAALGIGLIAFINQRLIETVDTTLMVLPEFLGLLLLLMVVTLGSQLALTTLGHHFVYRLRSEFIKRILDTHVERIEQLGSASLLAGLTSDIRNITIAFVRLPELVQGIILTVGSAAYLAMLSTKMLLVTAIWMAIIIWGGFVLVARVYKHMATLRETEDKLYNDYQTVLEGRKELTLNRERAEHIFNQLYVPDAKEYRHHIIRADTFHLSAVNWSNIMMLGAIGLVFWMANSLGWADTNVAATYSLTLLFLRTPLLSAVGALPTLLTAQVAFNKLNKFALAPFKAEFPRAAAFPNWKTLELRNVVFHYQDNPFSVGPVNLTIHRGELIFLIGGNGSGKSTLAMLLTGLYQPQSGEILLDGKAVSVEKPEDYRKLFSAVFTDVWLFDKLLGPEGKEANPALVAKWLEHLKMAHKLELNDGRILNLKLSKGQKKRVALLLAVAEERDIILLDEWAADQDPHFRREFYQVLLPLMQDMGKTVFAISHDDHYFIHADRLLEMRNGQLTELLGDERDAASRDAVARTA; encoded by the coding sequence ATGGAACTTTTACTTCTTGTCTGGCGGCAGTATCGCTGGCCATTTATCAGCGTCATGGCCCTCAGCCTTGCCAGCGCGGCGCTGGGGATTGGGCTGATTGCATTTATCAACCAGCGCCTGATTGAAACGGTCGATACCACGCTCATGGTTTTGCCGGAATTTCTCGGCCTGCTGCTTTTGCTGATGGTCGTTACCCTCGGCTCACAACTGGCGCTGACCACGCTGGGACATCACTTTGTCTACCGTCTGCGTAGCGAATTCATTAAACGTATTCTGGATACCCACGTCGAGCGTATCGAACAGCTCGGTAGCGCCTCGTTACTGGCCGGTTTAACCAGTGATATCCGCAACATTACCATCGCATTTGTCCGTCTACCGGAGCTGGTGCAGGGGATCATTTTGACCGTCGGTTCGGCGGCGTATCTGGCAATGCTCTCGACCAAAATGCTGTTAGTGACGGCAATCTGGATGGCAATCATCATCTGGGGCGGATTTGTGCTGGTAGCGCGGGTGTATAAACACATGGCGACCCTGCGTGAGACAGAAGACAAACTGTACAACGATTACCAGACTGTACTGGAAGGGCGGAAAGAACTGACGCTCAACCGTGAACGTGCTGAGCATATCTTCAACCAGCTGTACGTCCCGGATGCCAAAGAGTACCGCCACCACATTATCCGTGCTGATACCTTCCACCTGAGCGCGGTTAACTGGTCGAACATTATGATGCTGGGCGCAATAGGCCTGGTTTTCTGGATGGCGAATAGCCTGGGCTGGGCAGATACCAACGTGGCGGCGACCTATTCGCTGACGCTGCTGTTCCTGCGCACACCGTTGCTGTCTGCCGTCGGCGCGCTGCCAACGCTACTGACTGCGCAGGTCGCGTTCAACAAACTGAATAAATTCGCGCTGGCGCCCTTTAAGGCTGAATTTCCGCGAGCCGCCGCGTTCCCAAACTGGAAAACCCTGGAGCTGCGTAATGTCGTTTTCCATTACCAGGACAATCCGTTCTCCGTAGGACCGGTGAATCTGACCATTCATCGTGGAGAGTTGATCTTCCTGATTGGCGGCAACGGTAGCGGGAAATCCACGCTGGCGATGCTGCTGACCGGCCTGTATCAGCCGCAGTCGGGCGAGATCTTACTCGACGGAAAAGCGGTTTCTGTCGAAAAGCCGGAGGATTACCGTAAGCTGTTTTCCGCCGTGTTTACCGATGTCTGGTTGTTTGACAAGCTACTGGGACCGGAAGGAAAAGAGGCTAACCCGGCGCTGGTGGCGAAGTGGCTGGAACATCTGAAGATGGCACACAAACTGGAGCTTAACGACGGGCGTATCCTCAACCTGAAGTTGTCAAAAGGGCAGAAAAAGCGCGTGGCACTGCTGCTGGCCGTAGCGGAGGAGCGCGACATTATTCTGTTGGATGAATGGGCGGCCGATCAGGATCCGCATTTCCGTCGTGAATTCTACCAGGTGCTGTTGCCATTAATGCAGGATATGGGCAAAACCGTTTTTGCGATTAGCCACGACGATCACTATTTTATTCATGCGGATCGTCTGCTTGAAATGCGTAACGGTCAGTTGACTGAACTCCTGGGTGATGAGCGCGACGCTGCTTCGCGTGATGCCGTAGCCCGCACCGCGTAA
- the mgtE gene encoding magnesium transporter, giving the protein MSVINKNSARLRDEERARLIWLLTTDKAIISTLLGKLTLAEQYDVGTLADDIAEVGALVAHLPPPDLADTLEALPSEERHALWRLIQSDKRGYVLLEASENVWDDLIDEMSDRELLDALQYLDIDEQIYLVQHLPRNLTGRLLATLPAEERARVRQVLHYEKNRVGAIMEFEVITVRPDVTLEVVQRYLRRLGKMPENTDKLFVTDRDKVLVGELTLTCILLNDVQRKVSEVMEDDPLTFAPEDIAEHAARTFERDNLVSAAVVDPSGKLMGRLTIDEIVDVVYEETDTDLRRMGGLSAEEDVFAPVTKAVKTRWAWLAINLCTAFIASRVIDGFEHTISQLVALASLMPIVAGIGGNTGNQTITMIVRALALQNIQPGNLTFLILREMGVALINGLVWGGIMGGITWWLYDDMALGGVMTLAMMLNLLMAALMGVIIPMTMVKLGRDPAVGSSVMITAITDTGGFFIFLGLATIFLL; this is encoded by the coding sequence ATGTCCGTAATAAACAAAAACAGCGCCAGGCTGCGTGACGAAGAACGTGCGCGTCTTATCTGGCTACTGACCACTGACAAAGCGATTATTTCCACGCTGTTGGGCAAGCTTACCCTGGCTGAGCAATATGACGTCGGTACATTAGCCGACGATATTGCTGAGGTAGGGGCGCTGGTGGCTCATCTGCCGCCGCCCGATCTGGCGGATACCCTTGAAGCATTGCCGTCCGAAGAGCGTCATGCCCTATGGCGACTGATCCAAAGCGATAAACGTGGCTACGTGCTGCTTGAAGCGTCCGAAAACGTCTGGGATGACCTGATCGACGAAATGTCCGACCGGGAGTTGCTCGACGCGCTGCAATACCTTGATATCGATGAACAGATTTACCTTGTTCAACATTTACCGCGTAACCTCACGGGCCGGTTGCTGGCGACGTTACCGGCAGAAGAACGGGCACGTGTTCGCCAGGTGTTGCACTACGAGAAGAATCGCGTCGGGGCGATCATGGAGTTCGAAGTCATCACCGTGCGTCCTGACGTGACGCTGGAGGTGGTGCAACGCTATCTGCGCCGGCTGGGAAAAATGCCGGAGAACACCGATAAACTGTTCGTGACCGACCGCGATAAAGTGCTCGTTGGCGAGCTCACGTTGACCTGCATTTTACTCAACGACGTGCAGCGAAAAGTCAGCGAGGTGATGGAAGACGATCCGCTCACCTTTGCGCCTGAAGACATTGCCGAACACGCTGCGCGAACGTTTGAACGTGATAACCTGGTCAGTGCGGCGGTCGTAGACCCGTCAGGCAAGCTGATGGGGCGATTGACCATCGATGAGATTGTCGATGTCGTCTATGAAGAGACCGATACCGATCTACGTCGGATGGGGGGGCTAAGCGCCGAAGAGGATGTGTTCGCCCCGGTCACCAAAGCAGTAAAAACTCGCTGGGCATGGCTGGCGATAAATTTATGTACGGCATTTATCGCTTCGCGCGTGATTGACGGTTTTGAACACACGATCTCGCAACTGGTGGCGCTGGCGTCGTTAATGCCCATTGTGGCGGGAATCGGCGGGAACACCGGCAATCAAACCATTACCATGATTGTCCGCGCGCTCGCGCTGCAAAATATTCAACCCGGAAACCTGACCTTCCTGATCCTGCGTGAAATGGGCGTGGCGCTGATCAATGGCCTTGTCTGGGGCGGGATCATGGGCGGAATCACCTGGTGGCTGTACGACGATATGGCACTCGGTGGTGTGATGACCCTGGCGATGATGCTCAATCTGCTGATGGCGGCATTGATGGGGGTGATCATCCCGATGACGATGGTGAAGCTCGGACGCGACCCGGCAGTGGGTTCCAGCGTGATGATCACCGCCATCACCGACACCGGTGGATTCTTTATTTTCCTCGGTCTGGCCACCATTTTTCTTCTTTAA